From Rhizobium sp. BT03, one genomic window encodes:
- the tssL gene encoding type VI secretion system protein TssL, long form, which yields MKTDPTSWQNLPTVVELTEDGAKKKQSARKMAEMLDDVLDFPEGEKGTRPAGASATGGASVETLVRDFRFGAEDVPTLVRSAAPLLNLAHGLRYTEEQPDIDELRAVAIAAVGRYERDLASARINPERARAAHYVVCATVDDVVLSKAWGVRAGWARSGLVSTFHMDVTGGERVFDLLDHFHQSPGANKDLLLLIYLCLSLAFEGRTRVSARGGLELARIRDSLYKTLLGQYGVFERELSPHWKGVSARHQPLRAAAALWTLLSVLTLILAFGYLFFTLSLNRASDGTFERLANLPPRETPSVLVKIPEPPREPPPVVVAQTPPPPPPPQVKPPSRLDNLLAFLQPEVEKKLVTLSDSNGRLLVRISNSGLFATGSAEVSEKFHDLLQRIGGALAAEKFRAVVVGYTDNVPIRTIQFPSNWHLSEARAKAVGDILASFTGPGAILTEGRADSDPIAGNDTQEGREMNRRTEILVLTDPSERLSDAGLKTPPIEAETAPELSPAAGGASR from the coding sequence ATGAAGACCGACCCCACCTCCTGGCAGAACCTGCCGACCGTCGTCGAACTTACCGAGGACGGCGCGAAGAAAAAACAATCCGCCCGCAAGATGGCGGAGATGCTGGACGACGTTCTCGACTTCCCCGAAGGGGAGAAGGGAACGAGACCGGCGGGAGCGTCTGCGACGGGCGGAGCATCGGTCGAAACACTCGTCCGGGACTTCCGCTTCGGCGCCGAAGACGTGCCGACCCTGGTGCGCTCGGCGGCACCGCTGCTCAACCTTGCCCATGGCCTGCGCTATACGGAAGAGCAACCTGATATCGATGAACTCAGGGCGGTGGCGATCGCAGCCGTCGGCCGCTACGAGCGGGATCTCGCGAGCGCCCGTATCAATCCCGAACGGGCGCGCGCGGCCCATTACGTTGTCTGCGCAACGGTCGACGATGTCGTGCTGAGCAAAGCCTGGGGCGTGCGCGCCGGCTGGGCGCGCTCGGGGCTCGTCTCCACCTTCCATATGGACGTGACCGGCGGCGAACGCGTGTTCGACCTGCTCGACCATTTCCACCAGAGCCCCGGCGCCAACAAGGATCTGCTGCTGCTCATCTACCTCTGCCTGTCGCTCGCCTTCGAGGGCCGCACCCGCGTTTCCGCGCGCGGCGGGCTGGAACTCGCACGCATCCGCGACAGTCTCTATAAGACGCTGCTCGGCCAATATGGCGTCTTCGAGCGCGAGCTTTCCCCGCATTGGAAGGGCGTGTCCGCCCGGCACCAGCCGCTGCGCGCCGCCGCCGCCCTCTGGACACTGCTTTCCGTCCTGACGCTGATCCTGGCGTTCGGCTACCTGTTCTTCACGCTATCGCTGAACCGCGCCTCCGACGGCACGTTCGAGCGCCTTGCCAACCTGCCGCCGCGCGAGACGCCCAGCGTGCTGGTCAAGATTCCCGAGCCTCCGCGCGAACCGCCGCCTGTTGTCGTCGCGCAAACGCCGCCGCCACCTCCGCCACCGCAGGTGAAGCCACCCAGCCGGCTCGACAATCTGCTCGCCTTCCTCCAGCCGGAGGTCGAGAAGAAGCTGGTCACGCTCTCGGATTCGAACGGCAGGCTCCTGGTGCGCATCAGCAATTCAGGTCTGTTTGCCACCGGCAGCGCCGAGGTCAGCGAGAAGTTCCACGATCTCCTGCAGCGCATCGGCGGCGCGCTCGCCGCGGAGAAATTCCGCGCCGTCGTCGTGGGCTATACCGACAATGTGCCGATCCGCACCATCCAGTTCCCCTCCAACTGGCATCTGTCGGAAGCCCGCGCCAAGGCGGTCGGCGACATCCTGGCGTCCTTCACCGGGCCGGGGGCAATCCTCACCGAGGGACGCGCCGACAGCGATCCGATCGCCGGCAACGACACGCAGGAGGGCCGGGAGATGAACCGCCGCACCGAGATCCTGGTGCTGACCGATCCGAGCGAGCGGCTGAGCGATGCTGGTCTCAAGACACCGCCGATCGAGGCCGAAACGGCCCCTGAACTGTCGCCCGCCGCAGGAGGCGCTTCGCGATGA
- a CDS encoding type VI secretion system-associated FHA domain protein, with protein MRLELREITSNGAAPADRSKWFFERGRRTLGRAPDCDWQLPEDRRSISKLHCIIERDREGFLLRDRSANGSRVDGVSVHEGQIARLSDRSRLEMGGLAFSVHISGESDREIEDPDAGLVLSDEPLTISAILADIAPGGRTASGILGERTSDDWAIPETSRKKGTASSRNVEIGWSGPPEIRSVTQLLPEDWNSEETDYGSHLEHGSATHVAVPIAQRRATPVVEIVTNNDPQGETEDFPALAIGRPEAFAARLEPLLNRLEEAVENSYAVFEMKVPSAARQADFLAGNGEEALLARIEILLGQQLKLGSALEAVVQAAGRLEPRSVEAQVETSAWRLPGRREQSYWRAYRAQFEKDGKDRSFQDVFRDAMTDAVNGRDARLRPQDRQEGQDAHHEE; from the coding sequence ATGCGGCTCGAACTGAGAGAGATCACCAGCAATGGGGCAGCGCCGGCCGACCGCTCGAAATGGTTTTTCGAACGCGGCCGGCGCACGCTCGGCCGGGCGCCCGATTGCGACTGGCAGCTGCCGGAGGATCGGCGCTCCATCTCTAAGCTCCATTGCATCATCGAGCGCGACCGCGAGGGTTTCCTGCTGCGCGACCGGAGCGCAAACGGCTCGCGGGTCGACGGCGTCTCCGTCCATGAAGGCCAGATCGCCAGGCTTTCCGACAGGTCGCGGCTGGAGATGGGCGGACTTGCCTTTTCCGTCCACATATCCGGGGAAAGCGACCGTGAGATCGAGGATCCCGATGCCGGTCTGGTGCTCAGCGACGAACCGCTGACCATTTCCGCGATCCTGGCCGATATCGCTCCGGGCGGCCGGACCGCAAGCGGCATTCTCGGCGAGCGTACGAGCGACGACTGGGCCATTCCGGAAACGAGCAGGAAGAAAGGTACGGCCTCATCCCGCAATGTCGAGATCGGCTGGAGCGGCCCTCCGGAGATCCGCTCGGTTACCCAGCTTCTGCCGGAGGACTGGAATTCGGAGGAGACCGATTACGGCAGCCACCTGGAGCATGGTTCCGCCACCCATGTCGCCGTACCGATCGCCCAGCGCCGGGCTACGCCGGTGGTCGAAATCGTCACCAACAACGATCCGCAGGGCGAAACCGAGGATTTTCCAGCGCTTGCGATCGGCCGGCCCGAAGCCTTCGCGGCGCGGCTGGAGCCGTTGCTTAACCGGCTCGAAGAGGCTGTCGAGAATAGCTACGCCGTTTTCGAGATGAAAGTGCCGTCCGCTGCCAGGCAGGCGGACTTCCTGGCCGGCAACGGGGAGGAAGCACTCCTTGCCCGCATCGAAATTCTGCTCGGGCAACAGCTGAAGCTCGGTTCCGCGCTCGAAGCCGTCGTTCAAGCGGCGGGCCGACTGGAGCCTCGCAGCGTAGAGGCGCAGGTGGAGACGAGCGCCTGGCGACTGCCCGGGCGCAGGGAGCAGAGCTATTGGCGGGCCTACCGGGCGCAATTCGAAAAGGACGGCAAAGACCGGTCGTTTCAGGATGTTTTCCGTGACGCGATGACGGATGCAGTGAACGGCAGAGACGCAAGGCTTCGCCCGCAAGACAGGCAGGAAGGACAAGACGCGCATCATGAGGAATGA
- the tssM gene encoding type VI secretion system membrane subunit TssM gives MNPLSYFYTLRSYVEAYAGLLGRRFISIIWVAAICVVIWFYGYLAAYGDFKPLASAPARLTLIGIVLAAWLAYLLFTVIRDRRRDKQLVDGIERDAEAEAAASQQAEVGEIHGRLKEALQLLRRITKRRFGYIYELPWYVIFGAPGSGKTTALTNSGLKFPLGDALGSNSVQGIGGTRNCNWWFTDEAILIDTAGRYTTQDDLNGTAKAGWEGFLGLLRKYRRSQPINGALVTLSIGDLLTRDAEAQREEIRAIRQRLSELDELLHARVPVYLLLTKADLLTGFVEFFDGFNKSDREQVWGTTFGLDESYKAANLPERFIEEFTLLQQRVDAMLIERLQQEPNPELRGRIFRFPAELVSLKERLQEVMTELCSGSKLVEAPLLRGIYFASGTQRDETAAAPRMRRSYFLSRLFKEVIFGEASLVARDKRLSGRQLLFRRAAYASAVLLLAVVLTSWTATYFQNTTALAGADRRIDAYEQMVRGVPVRDVSDADFLRILPALDNLAAVTTDFSRTRVWPVSLGLDQEGKVASRQREAYQRALNTLLLPRMLVQLQKEMTETTDINRTFDALKLYGMLGGLGRVNADFASLEAEDMFTRLYPDEGRAAARKALIAHAEAMARGALPPIELDKALIAKARAIIRSQNIASRAYDILAEYRASRALPGWSPAGALGPLGEQAFERSSKAPLGESIPGLFSATGYRAVVLPEISDAAREALDEQWVRGDPNPAGVTVDTVAQATLQLYFDNFEQRWSTLLADIRVKPSQTIGDAAETTRILAGKPGPVETIAKSIAAATDLRGPGAEIASAAGDSLTTSTTALASAANAPDSFGRLRDALKAPAGQSPLPDQSKDAPRSEIGRLEPILQRVQEQLSRATTSTAEVAKVFDVDSQLTDANQDLLQQARKLPAPVDTWMAGLAADVGSLAVKSARSRISDAWAAEGAGFCSNVVAGRYPFDRKSPRDVAMSDFIRLFGPEGLFKTFFKEKLEAFVDTRASPWGWKGTFGAASIPSAAIAQFENADKINRAFFPAGSKDPSITINVKPVSLTDAASAVMLEIEGERVVYFHGPIQSKSITWPSAEASNASRIAFQPGGWQQALTENGDWSPFRLFDDANVTVQGDDLFRAKFERDGRAAEFDVQFGSVLNPFRLEALGAFSCPVQF, from the coding sequence ATGAACCCTTTAAGTTATTTCTATACGCTGCGCTCCTATGTGGAGGCCTATGCCGGCCTCCTCGGCCGCCGCTTCATCTCGATCATATGGGTGGCGGCGATCTGCGTCGTCATCTGGTTCTACGGCTATCTTGCCGCCTACGGCGATTTTAAGCCGCTGGCGAGCGCGCCGGCACGGCTGACGCTGATCGGCATCGTCCTCGCTGCCTGGCTCGCCTATCTCCTCTTCACCGTGATCCGCGACCGCCGCCGCGACAAGCAGCTCGTCGATGGGATCGAGCGGGACGCCGAGGCAGAAGCGGCGGCGAGCCAGCAGGCCGAGGTCGGCGAAATTCATGGCCGGCTCAAGGAAGCGCTGCAGCTCCTGCGCCGCATCACCAAGAGGCGCTTCGGCTATATCTACGAGCTGCCCTGGTACGTCATCTTCGGCGCGCCCGGCTCCGGCAAGACGACGGCGCTCACCAATTCCGGCCTGAAATTCCCGCTCGGCGATGCACTCGGCAGCAATTCGGTGCAGGGGATCGGCGGCACGCGCAACTGCAATTGGTGGTTCACCGACGAGGCGATCCTCATCGATACCGCCGGCCGCTACACGACGCAGGACGATCTGAACGGCACCGCCAAGGCCGGCTGGGAAGGCTTTCTCGGCCTGCTCAGGAAATACCGCCGTTCGCAGCCGATCAACGGCGCGCTGGTGACGCTGTCGATCGGCGATCTCTTGACGCGCGATGCCGAAGCCCAGCGCGAGGAGATCAGGGCGATCCGCCAGCGGCTGTCCGAACTCGACGAACTCCTGCATGCCCGCGTGCCGGTCTATCTGCTCCTGACCAAGGCCGATCTCCTGACCGGCTTCGTCGAGTTCTTCGACGGTTTCAACAAAAGCGACCGCGAACAGGTCTGGGGCACGACCTTCGGGCTCGACGAAAGCTACAAGGCGGCGAACCTGCCGGAACGCTTCATCGAGGAATTCACCCTGCTGCAGCAGCGCGTCGACGCCATGCTGATCGAGCGCCTGCAGCAGGAGCCCAATCCCGAACTGCGCGGCCGCATCTTCCGCTTCCCCGCCGAGCTCGTCTCTTTGAAAGAGCGCCTGCAGGAGGTGATGACCGAGCTTTGCTCCGGTTCGAAACTGGTGGAAGCGCCGCTGTTGCGCGGCATCTATTTCGCCTCCGGCACACAGAGAGACGAGACGGCTGCCGCCCCCCGCATGCGGCGCAGCTATTTCCTCTCGCGTCTCTTCAAGGAGGTGATCTTCGGCGAGGCCTCATTGGTTGCCCGCGACAAACGGCTTTCCGGCCGGCAGTTGCTCTTCCGCCGTGCGGCTTACGCGAGCGCGGTCCTGCTGCTGGCCGTGGTGCTGACGAGTTGGACGGCGACCTACTTCCAGAACACCACGGCGCTCGCCGGGGCGGACAGACGCATCGACGCCTATGAGCAGATGGTGCGCGGCGTACCGGTGCGCGACGTTTCGGATGCGGATTTCCTGCGTATCCTGCCGGCCCTCGACAATCTCGCTGCCGTCACCACCGATTTCTCCAGGACGCGCGTCTGGCCGGTGAGCCTCGGCCTCGACCAGGAGGGCAAGGTCGCGAGCCGCCAGCGCGAGGCCTATCAGCGGGCGCTGAACACGCTGCTCCTGCCGCGCATGCTGGTGCAGCTCCAGAAGGAGATGACCGAAACCACCGACATCAACAGGACCTTCGACGCGCTCAAACTCTACGGCATGCTCGGCGGCCTCGGACGGGTGAATGCCGACTTTGCCTCGCTCGAGGCAGAGGACATGTTCACCAGGCTCTATCCCGACGAAGGCCGGGCCGCGGCCCGCAAGGCGCTGATCGCCCATGCCGAAGCCATGGCGCGCGGCGCGCTGCCGCCGATCGAGCTCGACAAGGCACTGATCGCCAAGGCCCGCGCGATCATCCGTTCGCAGAACATCGCCAGCCGCGCCTATGACATTCTGGCGGAATACCGCGCATCCCGCGCCCTTCCCGGCTGGAGCCCGGCCGGCGCGCTGGGTCCGCTCGGCGAACAGGCATTCGAGCGCAGCTCCAAGGCGCCGCTCGGCGAAAGCATCCCCGGCCTTTTCTCCGCGACCGGCTACCGCGCCGTCGTTCTGCCCGAGATCAGCGACGCCGCGCGCGAGGCGCTCGACGAGCAATGGGTGCGCGGCGACCCCAATCCCGCCGGCGTCACGGTCGACACCGTCGCCCAGGCGACCCTCCAGCTCTACTTCGACAATTTCGAGCAGCGCTGGTCGACGCTGCTCGCCGATATCAGGGTGAAACCCTCGCAGACGATCGGCGATGCGGCGGAAACCACCCGCATTCTGGCGGGCAAGCCCGGCCCGGTCGAGACGATTGCGAAATCGATCGCCGCCGCCACCGATCTGCGCGGACCCGGCGCCGAGATCGCCTCGGCCGCCGGCGACAGCCTGACGACCTCGACCACGGCGCTTGCCAGTGCGGCGAATGCGCCGGATTCCTTCGGTCGCCTGCGCGACGCACTGAAGGCGCCCGCCGGCCAGTCCCCGCTTCCCGACCAATCGAAGGATGCGCCGCGATCGGAGATCGGCCGGCTCGAGCCGATCCTGCAGAGGGTGCAGGAACAGCTCTCGCGGGCGACGACCTCTACCGCGGAAGTCGCGAAAGTCTTCGACGTCGACAGCCAGCTGACCGACGCCAATCAGGACCTGCTGCAGCAGGCCCGCAAGCTGCCCGCACCGGTCGATACCTGGATGGCGGGGCTGGCCGCGGATGTCGGATCACTGGCGGTCAAATCCGCCCGTTCACGCATCAGCGACGCCTGGGCCGCGGAAGGCGCCGGCTTCTGCTCGAACGTCGTTGCCGGCCGTTATCCCTTCGACCGGAAATCCCCTCGCGACGTGGCGATGAGCGATTTCATCAGGCTGTTCGGCCCCGAAGGGCTGTTCAAGACCTTCTTCAAGGAGAAGCTCGAAGCCTTCGTCGATACCCGCGCCTCGCCATGGGGCTGGAAGGGCACGTTCGGTGCGGCGAGCATTCCGAGCGCGGCGATCGCCCAGTTCGAGAATGCCGACAAGATCAACCGCGCCTTCTTCCCGGCCGGCAGCAAGGATCCGTCGATCACGATCAACGTCAAGCCGGTGTCGCTGACCGATGCCGCCAGCGCCGTGATGCTTGAGATCGAAGGTGAACGCGTCGTCTATTTCCACGGCCCGATCCAGTCGAAATCGATCACCTGGCCCTCGGCGGAAGCGAGCAACGCTTCACGCATCGCATTCCAGCCGGGCGGATGGCAGCAGGCCCTGACGGAGAATGGCGACTGGTCGCCCTTCCGCCTTTTCGACGATGCCAATGTCACAGTGCAGGGCGACGATCTCTTCCGGGCAAAATTTGAGAGGGATGGCCGGGCGGCGGAGTTCGACGTGCAGTTCGGTTCGGTGCTCAATCCATTCCGGCTGGAGGCGCTCGGCGCCTTCTCATGCCCGGTGCAATTCTGA
- the tssG gene encoding type VI secretion system baseplate subunit TssG: protein MDMQAASKPDALTDLLERDPGRFEPVTAFRVAQASVGEGRLDVAAHVGVSPAPLAVSGYRRKAGRATVRSALAGLVGALGSMPSAYNELVMREERNRSRALAGFFDLFGARMAELFADACEKYRIARRLRWSGTWASNAFVTTLLSLTGFGTKRLVEQSGVDEELILRFSGFFAARNRNAVNLRAMLAEFSGLPVEIELFRGRWLAIPAEERSRMGQPQGVQLGVNATAGAAIHDFGGGFRIVIGPLGYADYLSLAPGGRAITELFALTRLYVGSALEFDIQAILKKEDVPFCQLGQAGDPPRLGWNSWARVAPAAKDSGDAVIVERLSAEMR, encoded by the coding sequence ATGGACATGCAAGCCGCCAGCAAGCCAGACGCGCTGACCGACCTGCTCGAACGCGACCCCGGCCGCTTCGAGCCGGTGACGGCTTTCCGCGTCGCGCAGGCATCGGTCGGCGAAGGACGGCTTGACGTCGCCGCCCATGTCGGCGTCTCGCCGGCGCCGCTTGCTGTCAGCGGATACAGACGCAAGGCTGGCCGCGCGACCGTGCGTAGCGCGCTTGCCGGTCTCGTCGGCGCGCTCGGCTCGATGCCGTCGGCCTATAACGAACTCGTCATGCGCGAGGAGCGCAACCGGTCGCGGGCGCTGGCGGGCTTCTTCGACCTGTTCGGCGCGCGGATGGCGGAACTCTTCGCTGACGCCTGCGAGAAATACCGCATCGCCCGGCGGCTGCGCTGGAGCGGCACCTGGGCAAGCAACGCCTTCGTCACCACGCTGCTCTCGCTCACCGGCTTCGGCACCAAGCGTCTCGTCGAACAGAGCGGCGTCGACGAAGAGCTGATCCTGCGTTTTTCCGGCTTCTTCGCCGCGCGCAACCGCAATGCCGTCAATCTGCGCGCCATGCTTGCCGAATTCAGCGGCCTGCCGGTGGAGATCGAATTGTTCCGCGGCCGCTGGCTGGCCATTCCGGCGGAAGAGCGCAGCCGCATGGGTCAGCCGCAGGGCGTCCAGCTTGGCGTCAATGCGACGGCAGGTGCTGCGATCCACGATTTCGGCGGCGGTTTTCGCATCGTCATCGGTCCGCTCGGCTATGCCGACTACCTCTCGCTCGCACCGGGCGGGCGCGCCATTACCGAGCTCTTCGCGCTGACGCGGCTCTATGTCGGCTCGGCGCTCGAATTCGACATCCAGGCCATCCTGAAGAAGGAGGACGTTCCCTTCTGCCAGCTCGGACAGGCTGGCGATCCGCCGCGCCTGGGCTGGAACAGCTGGGCGAGGGTCGCGCCGGCGGCGAAAGACAGCGGCGATGCGGTGATCGTCGAGCGCCTGTCGGCCGAGATGCGGTGA
- the tssK gene encoding type VI secretion system baseplate subunit TssK: MRNENRVAWSEGMFLRVQHFQQADRWTERLVRTATQGLSPYPWGISEIGIDRGALAIGQFALSNLRGVLPDGTPFEAPIDTDLPPPLDLDENTKNAIVYLALPARQPGKADVALNGGAQRNSVRLVASPYEAPDANVETDFMAPIDVGRLSLRYLRSGDELAGYELIGLARIIEVRSDRAVILDPDYILPSLNCTAAGRLNELITELLGIVRHRAEAIAERIGDPTIRGTAEVGDYLLLQILNRADPMLKHISANATRTHPIVFYENCIQLAGELATFTTERKRASDFPPYRHDDLKATFAAVFDDLRASLSSVLEQAAVAIELAERRHGVRIGTINDRTLLRDAGFVLAVRAEMPAEEVRRKLPAQIKVGPVERIADLVNVALPGIPVRPLPVLPRQLPYRSGTIYFELDTKNPLWKQLDTSGAIAVHLAGDFPGLEIELWALRE, encoded by the coding sequence ATGAGGAATGAGAACCGGGTGGCCTGGAGCGAAGGCATGTTCCTTCGCGTACAGCATTTTCAGCAGGCGGACCGCTGGACCGAGCGGCTCGTGCGCACCGCCACGCAGGGCCTGTCGCCCTATCCCTGGGGCATATCGGAAATCGGCATCGACCGCGGCGCGCTGGCGATCGGCCAGTTCGCGCTCTCGAACCTGCGCGGCGTCCTGCCCGACGGCACGCCGTTCGAAGCCCCGATCGATACGGACCTGCCGCCGCCGCTCGATCTCGACGAGAACACCAAAAACGCAATCGTCTACCTCGCCCTTCCCGCCCGCCAACCGGGCAAGGCCGATGTGGCATTGAACGGCGGCGCTCAGCGCAACAGCGTCCGGCTCGTGGCCTCGCCCTATGAGGCGCCCGACGCCAATGTCGAGACCGATTTCATGGCGCCGATCGACGTCGGCCGCCTCAGCCTGCGTTATCTCCGGTCCGGCGACGAGCTTGCCGGCTACGAGCTGATCGGGCTTGCCAGGATCATTGAGGTGCGCTCCGACAGGGCCGTGATCCTCGACCCGGATTATATCCTGCCGAGCCTCAACTGCACGGCCGCCGGCCGGCTGAACGAGCTGATCACCGAGCTTCTCGGCATCGTGCGCCATCGCGCCGAGGCAATCGCCGAACGGATCGGCGATCCCACCATTCGCGGCACGGCGGAGGTCGGCGACTACCTGCTGCTGCAGATCCTCAACCGCGCCGATCCGATGCTGAAACATATTTCGGCCAATGCAACGCGGACCCACCCAATCGTCTTTTACGAGAACTGCATCCAGCTTGCCGGCGAACTCGCCACCTTCACCACCGAGCGCAAGCGCGCCAGCGACTTCCCGCCCTATCGACATGACGACCTGAAGGCGACATTTGCGGCCGTCTTCGACGATCTGCGCGCCTCGCTTTCTTCCGTGCTCGAACAGGCGGCCGTGGCGATCGAGCTTGCCGAACGCAGGCATGGTGTCAGGATCGGCACGATCAACGACCGCACGCTGCTCCGGGATGCCGGCTTCGTGCTGGCGGTGCGGGCCGAGATGCCGGCCGAGGAGGTGCGCCGCAAGCTGCCGGCGCAGATCAAGGTCGGGCCGGTCGAGCGCATTGCCGACCTCGTCAACGTGGCGCTGCCGGGCATTCCCGTGCGGCCGCTGCCGGTGCTGCCGCGCCAGCTGCCCTATCGCTCCGGCACCATCTATTTCGAACTCGACACCAAGAATCCGCTCTGGAAACAACTCGATACTTCGGGCGCCATCGCCGTGCATCTCGCCGGCGATTTCCCCGGGCTCGAAATCGAACTGTGGGCCCTTAGAGAATGA
- the tssF gene encoding type VI secretion system baseplate subunit TssF, with amino-acid sequence MAEGFLHRYNEELLALRRRAARFADAFPKIAGRLRMTGDVADDPHVERLIQSFAYSAARVRQKLDDEFPELTDGLLETLYPHYLAPLPSMSIVRFRPSDTLASVQTVPRHTEVLAEPVRGEACRFRTTQDVEMAPIEITGASLSGQPINAPVSPHAGVAGCLRLSIRSLDARKPLGSLGISRLRLHIPSPWQQAVAIYELLANHTLGIALAKHADDRSPLFLPAGNLKPVGFEPEEAMLPYPAPSFTGYRLLTEFFALPRKFLFLDIEGLDAWTGETLELFVYLRESYAKLERAVSVRDFALNATPVVNLFRQVCEPIAIDGTRTEYRLLPDARRQKTREIYSIDRVLLTGSRGQEEFCQPFFGRSQRAGTSTTYWQAYRRFDEDDRTSDMDIAFVDRQRRSAGPVDAVASVDTLCLNRDLPEQLPFGGGHPFLQLASGHEAVAGVEALIPPTPSVRMTDQEGRNWRLISHLVLNHLSLFDNGGAALKDILSLYAFRDSPETKQFVDALVRIKAANSTARLGSGGMVPGTEITLEFDPAAIDRPSAFLFGSVLDRFFSLYTSINSFTRLTVGMKGQSRPIARWPARAAERPLL; translated from the coding sequence ATGGCTGAAGGTTTCCTGCACCGTTACAATGAGGAGCTGCTGGCGTTGCGCCGCCGCGCCGCGCGCTTTGCCGATGCCTTCCCGAAGATCGCCGGCCGGCTGCGCATGACCGGCGACGTCGCCGACGATCCGCATGTGGAACGCCTGATCCAGAGTTTCGCCTATTCGGCCGCCCGTGTCCGCCAGAAGCTGGACGACGAATTTCCCGAACTGACCGACGGCCTGCTCGAAACGCTCTATCCCCATTATCTCGCACCGCTGCCCTCGATGAGCATCGTCAGGTTCCGGCCAAGCGATACGCTCGCCTCCGTCCAGACCGTGCCGCGCCATACGGAAGTCCTGGCCGAGCCGGTCAGAGGGGAAGCCTGCCGCTTCCGCACCACGCAGGACGTCGAGATGGCGCCGATCGAAATTACAGGCGCCAGCCTTTCCGGCCAGCCGATCAACGCGCCGGTTTCGCCCCATGCCGGGGTTGCCGGCTGCCTCCGGCTTTCCATTCGCTCCCTGGATGCCCGAAAGCCTCTCGGCAGCCTCGGCATCAGCCGGTTGCGCCTGCACATTCCCTCCCCCTGGCAGCAGGCCGTGGCGATCTACGAACTGCTTGCCAATCACACGCTCGGCATCGCGCTTGCCAAACATGCCGATGACCGCTCGCCGCTCTTCCTGCCGGCTGGCAATCTCAAGCCCGTCGGCTTCGAGCCCGAAGAAGCGATGCTGCCCTATCCGGCGCCGAGCTTCACCGGTTACCGGCTGCTCACCGAATTTTTCGCGCTGCCCCGAAAGTTTCTGTTTCTCGATATCGAAGGACTCGATGCCTGGACGGGCGAGACGCTGGAACTCTTCGTCTATCTCAGGGAGAGCTACGCGAAGCTCGAACGGGCAGTTTCGGTCCGCGATTTCGCGCTCAATGCGACGCCCGTCGTCAACCTCTTTCGCCAGGTCTGCGAGCCGATCGCCATCGACGGCACCCGCACGGAATACCGCCTTCTGCCCGATGCGCGGCGCCAGAAGACCCGCGAGATCTATTCGATCGACCGCGTTCTGCTCACAGGATCGCGCGGCCAGGAGGAATTCTGTCAGCCGTTCTTCGGGCGGTCGCAGCGGGCAGGCACGAGCACGACCTACTGGCAGGCCTATCGCCGTTTCGACGAAGACGACAGGACCAGCGACATGGACATCGCCTTCGTCGACCGGCAGCGCCGCTCGGCGGGTCCCGTCGATGCGGTCGCAAGCGTCGACACGCTCTGCCTCAACCGCGACCTGCCGGAACAGCTTCCCTTCGGCGGCGGCCATCCTTTCCTGCAGCTTGCCTCCGGCCATGAGGCGGTGGCGGGCGTCGAGGCGCTGATCCCGCCGACACCTTCGGTGCGGATGACCGATCAGGAAGGCCGGAACTGGCGGCTGATCTCGCATCTCGTGCTCAACCATCTCTCGCTCTTCGACAATGGCGGCGCGGCGCTCAAGGATATCCTGTCGCTCTACGCTTTCCGTGACAGCCCCGAGACCAAGCAATTCGTCGATGCGCTGGTCAGGATCAAGGCCGCCAATTCGACCGCCCGTCTCGGCAGCGGCGGCATGGTGCCAGGCACCGAGATCACGCTTGAATTCGATCCCGCCGCCATCGACCGGCCTTCGGCCTTCCTGTTCGGAAGCGTGCTCGATCGCTTCTTCAGCCTCTATACCTCGATCAACAGCTTCACCCGGCTCACTGTCGGCATGAAGGGACAATCGAGACCGATCGCTCGTTGGCCGGCACGCGCCGCCGAACGCCCACTTCTCTGA